The proteins below come from a single Halostagnicola larsenii XH-48 genomic window:
- a CDS encoding WD40/YVTN/BNR-like repeat-containing protein: protein MTRAYAAMRDRLLVCEQASDGNEGDDGSGTGERANDGWQRTDRLEGYDLECVAASAAEPDRVFVGTFENGLFRSTDGGESFDRLETGFVRHDGNEPENGRETAGHEAVMSLSISPHDPDVIYAGTEPSRVYRSTDGGDSWTELEGVDDLPSEPQWFFPPRPSTHHVRWLEVDPFDPDRLYVGIEAGAFVYSTDGGETWHERPEDSRRDNHTLAIHAETEGRIYTAAGDGYAESDDGGRSWTQPQAGLEHRYCWGLAVDPADPESVLVSSASGASTAHTAHRADAHLYRKRGETEWERLDGCGLPTGEGVVRAVLATTGEPSLVYGMNNRGLFSSRDFGDSWERIDLEWSDELGTQAPRGLVVV from the coding sequence ATGACTCGAGCGTACGCGGCGATGCGGGACCGATTGCTCGTCTGTGAGCAGGCTAGCGACGGGAACGAAGGCGACGACGGGAGCGGAACCGGCGAGCGCGCGAACGACGGGTGGCAACGCACCGACCGACTCGAGGGATACGACCTCGAGTGCGTTGCCGCGTCGGCCGCCGAACCCGACCGCGTCTTCGTCGGAACTTTCGAGAACGGCCTCTTTCGCAGCACCGATGGCGGCGAGTCGTTCGACCGCCTCGAGACGGGATTCGTCAGACACGACGGCAACGAACCCGAGAACGGGCGGGAAACAGCGGGCCACGAGGCCGTCATGTCGCTTTCGATCAGCCCCCACGACCCGGACGTGATCTACGCCGGGACCGAGCCGAGCCGTGTCTACCGATCGACGGACGGCGGCGATAGCTGGACCGAACTCGAGGGCGTCGACGACCTCCCATCCGAGCCGCAGTGGTTCTTCCCGCCGCGGCCGAGCACCCACCACGTCCGCTGGCTCGAGGTCGACCCGTTCGATCCCGACCGCCTCTACGTGGGGATCGAAGCGGGCGCGTTCGTCTACAGCACGGACGGCGGCGAGACGTGGCACGAACGGCCAGAGGACTCGAGGCGGGACAACCACACGCTGGCGATCCACGCCGAAACAGAGGGGCGCATCTACACCGCAGCGGGCGACGGCTACGCCGAGAGCGACGACGGCGGCCGGTCGTGGACCCAGCCACAGGCGGGTCTCGAGCACCGCTACTGCTGGGGACTGGCTGTCGATCCAGCCGACCCCGAATCGGTGCTCGTCTCGAGTGCGAGCGGGGCGTCGACGGCGCACACCGCCCACCGGGCCGACGCGCACCTGTATCGAAAACGGGGCGAGACGGAATGGGAGCGACTCGACGGATGCGGACTCCCGACGGGCGAGGGCGTCGTTCGGGCGGTCCTCGCGACGACCGGCGAACCCAGTCTCGTCTACGGGATGAACAACCGAGGACTGTTCTCGAGCCGAGATTTCGGCGACTCGTGGGAACGGATCGACCTCGAGTGGTCGGACGAACTCGGGACGCAGGCGCCGCGCGGACTGGTCGTCGTGTAA
- a CDS encoding 30S ribosomal protein S24e yields the protein MDVDIISESENPMLHRTDVTFELTHDEATPSRLQVRDSLAAKLNKEAGEVVIRKLDTKFGMRKTVGQAKVYETADFARDVEQDHMLERNKIVADGDAESEDAADAETEEAAEAEAEEA from the coding sequence ATGGACGTCGACATCATCTCCGAATCGGAGAACCCCATGTTGCACCGAACGGACGTCACGTTCGAGTTGACCCACGACGAGGCCACGCCGTCTCGCCTGCAGGTCCGTGACAGTCTGGCAGCGAAACTGAACAAGGAAGCCGGCGAGGTCGTTATCCGCAAACTCGACACCAAGTTCGGGATGCGAAAGACCGTCGGGCAAGCGAAGGTCTACGAAACCGCGGATTTCGCTCGAGACGTCGAACAGGACCACATGCTCGAGCGCAACAAGATCGTCGCAGACGGCGACGCCGAAAGCGAAGACGCCGCTGACGCCGAGACCGAGGAAGCCGCCGAAGCAGAAGCGGAGGAAGCATAG
- a CDS encoding 30S ribosomal protein S27ae produces MARHEIYNDDGSADRENCPRCGDTYLADHGDRQHCGKCGYTEWE; encoded by the coding sequence ATGGCCCGACACGAGATCTACAACGACGACGGCTCGGCCGACCGCGAGAACTGCCCGCGCTGTGGCGACACCTATCTCGCCGACCACGGTGACCGCCAGCACTGCGGCAAGTGCGGCTACACCGAGTGGGAGTAA
- a CDS encoding bifunctional N(6)-L-threonylcarbamoyladenine synthase/serine/threonine protein kinase, with product MRVLGIEGTAWAASAAVYDSDADADGASSSEAVFIESDAYEPDSGGIHPREAAEHMHEAIPRVVETALEHARDLQEAADEREARASGDSNADAASGPPIDVDERCSSDQQAAPVDAVAFSRGPGLGPCLRIVGTAARALSQALEVPLVGVNHMVAHLEIGRHTSGFDSPVCLNASGANAHLLSYRNGRYRVLGETMDTGVGNAIDKFTRHVGWSHPGGPKVEAAAEDGEYVDLPYVVKGMDFSFSGIMSAAKQQYDKGVAVEDICYSLQENIFAMLTEVAERALSLTGSDELVLGGGVGQNARLREMLAEMCDQRGAEFHAPDPRFLRDNAGMIAVLGAKMYEAGDTLEIEDSRVNPDFRPDQVPVTWRGSERSEDLENASGDGRNRERADESERRLESGNEDAGGDVRGAEALVALEPDRGPLGRVTKNRRSKSYRHPELDERLRRERTRIEARLTNLARREGVPTPVLTEIDAREATLEFEYVGESDLRESLSLERVRAVGRHLAKLHRAGFVHGDPTTRNVRVAPDRTFLIDFGLGYHTDHVEDYAMDVHVFDQSLVGTANEPEPLRAALREGYRSEGEERVLERLEDVEGRGRYVSES from the coding sequence ATGCGAGTCCTCGGAATCGAGGGCACCGCCTGGGCGGCCAGTGCGGCCGTCTACGATTCCGACGCTGACGCCGACGGGGCGAGTTCTTCCGAGGCCGTCTTCATCGAGAGCGACGCCTACGAACCCGACAGCGGCGGCATCCACCCTCGAGAGGCCGCCGAGCACATGCACGAGGCGATCCCGCGCGTCGTCGAAACGGCTCTCGAGCACGCTCGAGACCTGCAGGAGGCGGCGGACGAACGGGAGGCAAGAGCAAGCGGAGACTCGAACGCGGACGCGGCAAGCGGGCCGCCGATCGACGTCGACGAGCGATGCTCGTCGGACCAACAGGCTGCGCCTGTTGACGCCGTCGCCTTCTCGCGCGGACCCGGTCTCGGTCCCTGCCTTCGCATCGTCGGAACGGCGGCCCGAGCGCTGAGCCAGGCGCTCGAGGTGCCGCTGGTCGGCGTCAACCACATGGTCGCCCACCTCGAGATCGGCCGTCACACTTCCGGATTCGACTCGCCGGTCTGTTTGAACGCAAGCGGCGCGAATGCTCACCTGCTTTCCTACCGGAACGGCCGGTATCGCGTGCTCGGGGAGACGATGGACACGGGCGTCGGCAACGCCATCGACAAGTTCACCCGCCACGTCGGCTGGAGCCACCCCGGCGGGCCGAAAGTCGAAGCCGCGGCAGAAGACGGCGAGTACGTCGACCTTCCCTACGTCGTCAAGGGAATGGATTTCTCCTTTTCGGGGATCATGAGCGCGGCGAAACAGCAGTACGACAAAGGGGTCGCAGTCGAGGACATCTGCTACTCCCTCCAGGAGAACATCTTCGCGATGCTCACCGAAGTCGCCGAGCGCGCGCTCTCGCTGACCGGCAGCGACGAACTCGTCCTCGGCGGCGGCGTCGGACAGAACGCGCGCCTGCGCGAGATGCTCGCGGAGATGTGCGACCAGCGCGGGGCCGAGTTTCACGCCCCCGACCCGCGATTCCTGCGGGACAACGCCGGGATGATCGCCGTCCTCGGGGCGAAGATGTACGAGGCCGGTGATACGCTCGAGATCGAGGATTCGCGGGTCAACCCGGATTTCCGACCCGATCAGGTGCCGGTCACGTGGCGTGGGTCCGAGCGAAGCGAGGACCTCGAGAATGCGAGCGGTGACGGGAGGAACCGCGAGCGCGCCGACGAGTCCGAACGACGCCTCGAGAGCGGAAACGAGGACGCTGGCGGCGACGTTCGCGGTGCCGAGGCGCTCGTCGCCCTCGAGCCGGACCGCGGACCGCTCGGCCGGGTCACGAAGAACCGACGGTCGAAGTCCTATCGCCACCCGGAACTCGACGAGCGACTGCGCCGCGAGCGCACGCGAATCGAGGCGCGGTTGACGAACCTGGCGCGACGCGAGGGCGTCCCGACGCCGGTACTGACCGAAATCGACGCGCGGGAGGCCACTCTCGAGTTCGAGTACGTCGGCGAATCGGACCTCCGCGAGTCGCTCTCGCTCGAGCGGGTTCGCGCCGTCGGTCGCCACCTCGCGAAACTGCACCGGGCGGGATTCGTCCACGGCGACCCGACGACGCGAAACGTCCGCGTCGCCCCGGATCGAACGTTCCTGATCGACTTCGGCCTCGGCTACCACACGGACCACGTCGAGGACTACGCGATGGACGTCCATGTCTTCGACCAGAGCCTCGTCGGGACGGCGAACGAGCCCGAACCGCTCCGAGCGGCGCTCCGAGAGGGGTACCGAAGCGAGGGCGAAGAACGTGTTCTCGAGCGACTCGAGGACGTCGAAGGACGCGGGCGGTACGTCTCGGAGTCGTAG
- a CDS encoding DUF5808 domain-containing protein, with protein sequence MADKPTSGEILGVPYNFERPSVSRMLSSYWKPGEGMLVEKPFGVGYTLNLANWRSWVVVLVAGALLYQQETSDSETDDREDDAADEPVEVIVDDDNDD encoded by the coding sequence ATGGCAGACAAACCGACCTCCGGAGAGATTCTCGGGGTACCGTACAACTTCGAACGTCCAAGTGTCAGCCGGATGCTCTCTTCGTACTGGAAGCCGGGCGAAGGAATGCTCGTCGAGAAGCCCTTCGGCGTCGGCTACACCCTGAATCTCGCCAACTGGCGGTCGTGGGTCGTCGTCCTCGTCGCGGGTGCGCTGCTCTATCAACAGGAAACGAGCGACTCCGAGACCGACGACCGGGAGGACGACGCGGCGGACGAACCGGTCGAAGTGATCGTCGACGACGACAACGACGACTGA
- a CDS encoding XTP/dITP diphosphatase, translating into MPIQFVTGNEGKVREATTYLEGIEPVEQVDYDYTEVQSNALKDIAAYGALEAYEELGADEPVLVDDAGLFVDALGGFPGPYSAYVEDTVGVERLWRLARGEDDRRARFRTVLAYCDENGTETFEGSVAGTLVAPRGEGGFGYDPIFEYNGQTMAEMSTEEKNAISHRGRALATFAEWYADER; encoded by the coding sequence ATGCCCATCCAGTTCGTCACCGGAAACGAGGGGAAAGTTCGCGAGGCGACCACCTACCTCGAGGGGATCGAACCCGTCGAACAGGTCGATTACGACTACACGGAGGTCCAGAGCAACGCGCTCAAGGACATCGCCGCCTACGGCGCGCTCGAGGCCTACGAGGAACTGGGGGCCGACGAACCGGTGTTGGTCGACGACGCGGGCCTGTTCGTCGACGCACTCGGAGGCTTTCCCGGACCCTACTCCGCCTACGTCGAGGACACCGTCGGCGTCGAGCGCCTCTGGCGACTGGCCCGCGGGGAGGACGACCGCCGCGCACGATTTCGGACCGTGCTGGCCTACTGCGACGAGAACGGCACCGAGACGTTCGAGGGCTCCGTGGCCGGAACGCTGGTCGCGCCTCGAGGCGAGGGCGGGTTCGGCTACGATCCGATCTTCGAGTACAACGGACAGACGATGGCCGAGATGAGCACCGAGGAGAAAAACGCCATCTCCCACCGCGGCCGGGCGCTGGCGACGTTCGCCGAGTGGTACGCCGACGAACGATAG
- a CDS encoding DUF5518 domain-containing protein: MKTNCIMAPLRSVLPSLQPVRDGLTDDSLRFAILAGLATIPFTLLLSWEPVPDDGVVLGGSVSGLPLLVAAVVVGYRYSDRETESRRAGVWTGLAGSIGTVLLYLANSATTMWAGSREMTVFAAVLTPPALILGVGLTTMIAAAIATITARAVNRLEREHRIVPPGETRARDVRDSRWWIPLAAYVLLAPPAAVVLIVSEGRSDGWFLLSALFLLVLVPLSVVAFVALFIDATEPRPDGITWIPNMWMYVGLPIAGYVLVYLIAAYQQIPKPSAPGMYGFIVALWVTAVGYLVVRYRHVGGRIR, encoded by the coding sequence ATGAAAACCAATTGCATCATGGCTCCGCTTCGATCCGTCCTTCCCTCACTCCAACCCGTCCGCGACGGCCTGACGGACGACTCGCTTCGGTTCGCGATACTCGCCGGACTCGCGACGATTCCGTTCACCCTGCTTCTGTCCTGGGAACCCGTTCCGGACGACGGAGTCGTTCTCGGCGGATCCGTCTCGGGACTGCCGTTACTGGTGGCCGCGGTAGTCGTCGGCTACCGCTACAGTGACCGCGAAACGGAGAGTCGCCGCGCCGGCGTATGGACCGGGCTCGCGGGCTCGATCGGAACGGTACTCCTCTATCTTGCGAACTCGGCTACCACGATGTGGGCCGGATCGCGGGAGATGACCGTGTTCGCCGCCGTCCTCACGCCGCCTGCCCTCATTCTCGGCGTCGGGCTGACCACAATGATAGCGGCGGCGATTGCGACGATCACCGCTCGAGCGGTCAATCGACTCGAGCGAGAGCATCGGATCGTTCCACCGGGGGAGACTCGAGCGCGCGACGTTCGGGACTCGCGCTGGTGGATCCCGCTCGCGGCGTACGTGCTTCTGGCCCCGCCCGCGGCAGTCGTTTTGATCGTTAGCGAGGGACGGAGCGACGGTTGGTTCCTGCTGTCGGCACTCTTCTTGCTGGTACTGGTACCGCTGTCGGTCGTCGCGTTCGTCGCGCTGTTCATCGACGCTACTGAACCTCGACCGGACGGAATCACGTGGATCCCGAATATGTGGATGTACGTCGGCCTCCCGATCGCCGGCTACGTGCTCGTTTACCTGATAGCAGCGTATCAGCAGATCCCAAAGCCGTCTGCACCCGGCATGTACGGGTTCATCGTTGCACTCTGGGTGACGGCCGTCGGGTACCTCGTCGTCAGGTACCGCCACGTCGGCGGGAGGATCCGATAA
- a CDS encoding DUF7384 family protein, protein MAEQPNPARVVADADVLAADLLVGGDAREAIDHVRRHSWVELVATDELLEETERLVAALADADLAATHRERLEAERVRVEQPPEDHPALASAYQGDAAHLLSYDERLGSAKAGLTLQPRVSLSIRPPDAFAALFDPESLYRTVEDHDDEYPGPDRDPRNGGPFE, encoded by the coding sequence ATGGCTGAGCAGCCGAACCCGGCCCGCGTCGTCGCCGACGCGGACGTCCTCGCGGCGGATTTACTCGTCGGCGGCGACGCACGCGAGGCGATCGATCACGTCCGACGCCACTCCTGGGTCGAACTCGTCGCGACCGACGAACTGCTCGAGGAGACCGAACGGCTCGTGGCGGCCCTGGCCGACGCGGATCTGGCGGCCACCCACCGCGAGCGGCTCGAGGCCGAACGCGTCCGAGTCGAACAGCCACCGGAGGACCACCCCGCGCTCGCGTCGGCCTATCAGGGCGACGCCGCACACCTTTTGAGCTACGACGAACGACTCGGCTCGGCGAAGGCCGGGTTGACGCTCCAGCCTCGAGTCTCGCTCAGTATCCGACCGCCGGACGCGTTCGCGGCCCTCTTCGATCCCGAAAGCCTGTACAGAACGGTCGAGGATCACGACGACGAGTATCCGGGCCCGGATCGCGATCCGCGAAACGGTGGGCCGTTCGAGTAG
- a CDS encoding putative sulfate/molybdate transporter, producing MAHSSQSSARASLEFSTAELTGALGDSVTVLPLLVALAAMTSISLPHVLVGFGAFQIVWGLYYGMPLSVEPMKALVGLAIVGTLSYPELAAAGVLAGVTLLVVGRLGLVGRLQTVVGEPVVRGVQFAVALLLLEAALDLSVESLPVAAAGLAVVAALTLFGYHKQSVLVVLGLGGFAAVASAGVPTPQLPEAAFFPAGAPSFSAAALEGTVAQLGMTVGNAAIATALLCEDLYDRDVSADDLSQSMGVTCLAAIPFGGVPMCHGSGGLAGKYAFGARTGGANVLLGVGYLALALVAAGAVLAAFPLALLGVLLVVIALELGRAAFDPVDTHQSLAVVVGVGAVGLLVNVGVAFVLGTVVFLVLENRKRDATNATAGRA from the coding sequence ATGGCTCATTCGTCGCAGTCGTCTGCTCGAGCGTCGCTCGAATTTTCGACGGCGGAGCTGACGGGTGCGCTAGGGGATTCGGTTACAGTTCTGCCGCTGCTCGTCGCGCTCGCGGCGATGACGTCGATCTCGTTGCCGCACGTGCTCGTCGGATTCGGCGCATTCCAGATCGTCTGGGGGCTGTACTACGGGATGCCGTTGTCCGTCGAGCCGATGAAAGCACTCGTCGGGCTAGCGATCGTCGGTACGCTCTCGTACCCGGAACTCGCCGCCGCGGGGGTGCTCGCCGGCGTCACCTTGCTCGTCGTCGGTCGACTCGGACTGGTCGGCCGACTCCAGACGGTCGTCGGCGAACCAGTCGTCCGCGGCGTCCAGTTCGCCGTCGCCCTGCTCTTGCTCGAGGCGGCGCTCGATCTCTCCGTCGAGAGCTTACCCGTCGCGGCGGCCGGTCTGGCGGTCGTCGCCGCGCTCACCCTCTTTGGGTACCACAAGCAGAGCGTCCTGGTCGTGCTCGGACTCGGCGGTTTCGCCGCCGTCGCGTCCGCGGGTGTTCCGACCCCGCAGCTACCCGAAGCCGCGTTCTTCCCGGCGGGCGCCCCCTCGTTCAGCGCCGCGGCGCTCGAGGGAACCGTCGCCCAGCTCGGGATGACGGTCGGAAACGCGGCCATCGCGACCGCGTTGCTCTGTGAGGACCTCTACGACCGAGACGTCTCCGCGGACGACCTCTCCCAGAGCATGGGCGTGACCTGCCTCGCGGCGATTCCGTTCGGCGGCGTCCCGATGTGTCACGGTAGCGGCGGCCTCGCCGGCAAGTACGCCTTCGGAGCCCGAACCGGCGGCGCGAACGTGTTGCTCGGTGTGGGGTATCTCGCGCTGGCGCTCGTCGCAGCCGGTGCCGTTCTCGCCGCCTTCCCGTTGGCGTTGCTCGGCGTTTTACTGGTTGTCATCGCGCTCGAACTGGGGCGTGCAGCGTTCGATCCCGTCGACACCCACCAGTCACTCGCGGTCGTCGTCGGCGTCGGTGCCGTCGGACTGCTCGTCAACGTCGGCGTCGCGTTCGTCCTCGGAACGGTCGTCTTTCTGGTGCTCGAGAATCGAAAACGTGACGCGACGAACGCGACGGCCGGACGAGCGTGA
- a CDS encoding DUF6612 family protein produces the protein MTHSIRTGAILAVVLVVALAGCSGAMPGGDGPDEEEVEQTDILEEIEAVDTYQYEMTQTIETEQGEETVVSEGRINESANRSHVSSTTDTELISENETIQVEEYIVENTLYASIDGDWFRMDLEGDVWEESAQLAAQTDFIESGTLTENGTETVNGVETTVVSVEATDELKAELQNSPNFQATGATVDDVSYELYVDEETNYIHKIDTELTTTTGNQTTTSSTEMTITDHNESVDIELPADAEDAEEGAPPAL, from the coding sequence GTGACACATTCAATCCGAACAGGCGCGATCCTCGCCGTCGTACTGGTCGTGGCGCTCGCTGGCTGCTCCGGCGCGATGCCCGGCGGCGACGGGCCCGACGAGGAAGAGGTCGAACAAACCGATATTCTCGAGGAAATCGAGGCCGTCGATACGTATCAGTACGAGATGACCCAGACGATCGAAACGGAACAGGGCGAAGAGACTGTCGTCTCGGAGGGGCGGATAAACGAGTCCGCGAACCGATCGCACGTGAGTTCGACCACCGACACCGAACTCATCTCGGAGAACGAGACGATACAAGTCGAAGAGTACATCGTCGAAAACACCCTGTACGCGTCGATCGACGGCGACTGGTTCCGGATGGACCTCGAGGGCGACGTCTGGGAGGAAAGCGCCCAGCTCGCGGCCCAGACCGACTTCATCGAATCCGGAACGCTGACCGAAAACGGAACCGAGACCGTAAACGGCGTCGAAACGACCGTCGTGTCGGTCGAAGCGACCGACGAACTCAAAGCGGAACTCCAGAACTCGCCGAACTTTCAGGCGACCGGTGCGACCGTCGACGACGTCTCCTACGAACTCTACGTCGACGAGGAGACGAACTACATCCACAAGATCGACACCGAGTTGACGACGACCACCGGTAACCAGACGACCACCTCGTCGACCGAGATGACGATCACCGATCACAACGAATCCGTCGACATCGAACTGCCGGCGGACGCCGAGGACGCGGAGGAAGGAGCGCCACCAGCGCTATAG
- a CDS encoding nucleoside triphosphate pyrophosphohydrolase, producing MGREFDKLVRDEIPAVIKQNGEEPVTSRVTGEDYSERLVEKLEEEVVEYRESRCLEELADILEVVHAIRKRKGVSVDELNEKRAQKAEQRGRFDEGIVLERVEK from the coding sequence ATGGGACGGGAATTTGACAAGCTTGTCCGGGACGAGATTCCAGCGGTTATCAAGCAGAACGGAGAAGAGCCTGTAACCAGCAGAGTTACCGGCGAAGACTACTCTGAACGATTAGTGGAAAAGTTGGAGGAAGAGGTGGTTGAGTACCGAGAATCACGTTGTTTGGAGGAGTTAGCGGATATATTGGAGGTCGTCCACGCGATTCGGAAAAGAAAAGGTGTGAGTGTCGACGAGCTAAATGAGAAGCGAGCACAAAAAGCAGAACAGCGAGGCCGTTTCGATGAAGGGATTGTCCTCGAACGGGTCGAAAAATGA
- a CDS encoding outer membrane protein assembly factor BamB family protein → MTDLSSISRRRALAAFGAVATGVSGYVAGVRSADSVPDWLAGRDCAPSPLVTSPTDWAFPRHDRANTGHAPTRAGPNWPLNKAWEREWPIGDLYELMPLVVSNGVVVALMEADPRSVLLAISLADGRVRWRRAVDDARYGHVCAASGTAFVEAEVPDSPVQLAARSLGDGTAMWTDSFSSHVSQTLAAGRLLAAKRRDGDFVITASDARTGSECWRAVHDGRPGDIAVTDGRIVLPTRDYGVLALDPATGDRQWRSDAGGDTAAIVDGLVISRRFPGELKALSLVDGSTEWSVRSEHFVEGGESDDGSQYARPGFEIGAVTPEAVVYMLEVYSEYPRRLQARDFETGELLWDVGPEPTPVEFHGYSRPVVVGDDVLAIRYARREESEDIPDALLRLDIATGEELDRVTFPTDERIYPPVVANNTLLVPTEEGLIAYT, encoded by the coding sequence ATGACCGACTTGTCCTCTATCTCCCGGCGTCGGGCACTCGCCGCCTTCGGCGCTGTCGCGACCGGGGTCAGTGGGTATGTTGCGGGCGTCCGCTCTGCGGACAGCGTCCCCGACTGGCTTGCCGGCCGCGACTGTGCCCCGTCTCCACTCGTCACGAGCCCGACGGACTGGGCGTTTCCCCGACACGACCGAGCGAATACTGGTCATGCTCCCACACGCGCGGGCCCGAACTGGCCACTCAACAAGGCGTGGGAACGGGAGTGGCCGATCGGCGACCTGTACGAGCTGATGCCGCTCGTCGTTTCCAATGGTGTCGTAGTCGCTCTCATGGAGGCCGATCCGCGAAGTGTCCTACTCGCCATCTCGCTCGCAGACGGTCGAGTGCGCTGGCGTCGGGCGGTGGACGACGCCCGCTATGGACATGTTTGTGCCGCAAGCGGAACGGCGTTCGTCGAGGCAGAGGTTCCCGACTCGCCCGTCCAGCTCGCCGCTCGATCGCTCGGCGATGGTACGGCGATGTGGACCGATTCGTTCTCCTCACACGTCTCGCAGACGCTCGCCGCCGGCCGGTTGCTCGCCGCCAAGCGACGCGACGGCGACTTCGTTATCACCGCGTCCGACGCCCGTACCGGTTCCGAATGCTGGCGTGCAGTCCATGACGGTCGACCCGGTGATATCGCCGTCACAGACGGACGGATCGTTCTGCCGACGCGCGATTACGGCGTTCTCGCCCTTGACCCCGCCACCGGTGACCGACAGTGGCGTTCGGATGCCGGCGGTGACACGGCCGCGATCGTCGATGGGCTGGTAATATCGAGGCGCTTTCCGGGTGAACTGAAGGCGTTGTCGCTCGTTGACGGATCGACCGAGTGGAGCGTCCGGAGCGAACACTTCGTCGAAGGCGGGGAGAGTGACGACGGGAGTCAGTATGCCCGTCCCGGATTCGAGATTGGCGCCGTCACGCCGGAGGCTGTCGTGTATATGCTGGAGGTGTATAGTGAGTATCCTCGCCGATTACAGGCCAGAGATTTCGAAACCGGCGAACTACTGTGGGATGTCGGACCGGAGCCAACCCCGGTCGAGTTCCATGGGTATTCACGGCCGGTAGTGGTGGGTGATGATGTCCTGGCGATCCGGTACGCTCGCCGCGAGGAGAGCGAGGATATCCCTGACGCACTCCTCCGGCTCGACATCGCTACCGGGGAAGAACTCGATCGAGTAACGTTCCCGACCGACGAGAGGATCTATCCTCCTGTCGTTGCCAACAATACTCTGCTCGTTCCGACGGAGGAGGGACTGATCGCCTATACGTAA
- a CDS encoding AIR synthase family protein produces the protein MSELGKIDRTFFERRVAPNLGARRDDVSIGPQHGVDFGVLDIDGRALVTATDPLSILPALGFERAARFALDLVLADVAVSGIPPSHLSICFTLPESMDDEEFAAVWETIHAECEDLGVSVVTGHTARYSDPSYPWVGAATAMGVGDHDDIVRPDGARAGDRLLLTTGPGVESVGLLSTLFGDQLDLSVGVLEDARERLEDVHCVRDALTAAAAGPVSAMHDVTEGGLAGALNEMADGARRASADRDVRFEIDGAAVPIRPGVAEVCDALEIDPWHATSCGSLVIAVDPAGVDAVRGALEERDTVVAEIGRVVDGSGSDGGGGSDNGNGSAGDGGSVFVDGTRLGHPHVDPSWAAYAELADE, from the coding sequence GTGAGCGAGCTTGGTAAAATCGACCGCACGTTTTTCGAGCGCCGCGTCGCCCCGAACCTCGGCGCGCGGCGAGACGACGTTTCGATCGGTCCCCAGCACGGCGTCGACTTCGGCGTCCTCGACATTGACGGGCGGGCGCTGGTCACCGCGACCGACCCGCTGTCGATCCTCCCGGCGCTCGGCTTCGAGCGCGCCGCGCGATTCGCGCTCGATCTGGTGCTCGCGGATGTCGCGGTCAGCGGCATCCCGCCCTCGCACCTCTCGATTTGTTTTACGCTCCCCGAGTCGATGGACGACGAGGAGTTCGCGGCCGTCTGGGAGACGATCCACGCCGAGTGCGAGGACCTCGGCGTTTCCGTCGTCACCGGTCACACCGCCCGCTACTCGGACCCCTCGTACCCGTGGGTGGGCGCGGCGACCGCCATGGGCGTCGGCGACCACGACGACATCGTCCGCCCGGACGGCGCTCGAGCCGGCGACAGGTTGCTCCTGACGACCGGCCCCGGCGTCGAGTCGGTCGGCCTGCTGAGTACGCTGTTCGGCGACCAACTGGACCTGTCTGTGGGCGTCCTCGAGGATGCACGGGAACGGCTCGAGGACGTCCACTGCGTTCGGGACGCGCTCACAGCCGCGGCGGCCGGACCCGTGAGCGCGATGCACGACGTCACCGAAGGCGGCCTCGCGGGCGCGCTCAACGAGATGGCCGACGGCGCACGGCGGGCGAGCGCCGATCGGGACGTTCGATTCGAAATCGACGGCGCGGCCGTTCCGATTCGGCCCGGCGTGGCGGAAGTCTGTGACGCCCTCGAGATCGATCCGTGGCACGCGACGAGCTGCGGCTCGCTCGTGATCGCCGTCGACCCGGCCGGCGTCGACGCCGTTCGCGGCGCACTCGAGGAGCGAGACACCGTCGTCGCCGAGATCGGACGGGTAGTCGACGGGAGCGGATCGGACGGCGGGGGCGGATCGGACAATGGCAACGGATCTGCCGGCGATGGCGGCTCCGTCTTCGTCGACGGAACGCGGCTCGGGCATCCCCACGTCGACCCCTCGTGGGCCGCGTACGCCGAGTTAGCGGACGAGTGA